In Spodoptera frugiperda isolate SF20-4 chromosome 31, AGI-APGP_CSIRO_Sfru_2.0, whole genome shotgun sequence, the genomic window ACTCCTTTATAAAGGTATGTACTTTGTTCGACATTGATgacgatttttttatggaataagtcggtaaacgatcACAGGGATCATcgcggtaagcaatcgccgccgcccataaacacttgaaataccagaggcgttacaagtgcgtttccggcttaacctcactcacacaacgcaagcgttgtttcacgcctgTTTCCTGTGagaccatggtatcactccgatcgagtcgtcggcccattcgtgccgaaactgggctctcccacacttaaattacttcctttacaatatttcatagctcttgtattctatataattttcaaccttacttattttttaaccaGATGTCGTACTGTGTCGGCGAGGCAGGCAAATCCGTGGTGTTGGACGTACCTGAAGAGAAAGCAGCCGTTTCACAGGAACACACagagaagaaagaaaaaggTAATTAACAATCATTGATCcatatattttatagttgtaGACTGTACACTTGTTTCTCCCCTTGTATTGAAGCAGCTCAAACTCGATATTTATCTTTTATACTGTAATTGATCTGACTGTTCTTAAACATTTTATGGCATATAGTAGTAAATATAGGATAGAAATAATACCGCGAATTCTTGCTAAGACTAAATATTTATCCATATTTTCTCAGAAAAAGAGAAGGACAAAGCAGAGaaatcctcatcatcatcagaatCAAGTTCAGACAGCAGTTCCTCAGAGTCTGAGGAGGAAATTAGATCTAAGACAGAAAAGACTAgtaagaagaagaagaataagAAGAAAGccaaaaagaagaagaagaaggacCTTAAGAAGGAGAAACGGGAAGAAGATAAATTGAAAAAGGTATTTCATTGTGTTCAAAATGTAATTCTAAGTCAGCAGCCTTAGAATTACATAGAATGACTTAGATTTAGCCTGTATTCAGCAGTGAATTTCTGGTGGCTGTTATGCTGATTAATTAATAGGCTTTATCTatctatttatctttttttttaatttgatgacCAACCTTTTAAACATTACAAGTTTTGTTCTTGCCAAGATATTCTAGAATAAGTGAACTTtaagattacatttttatttttgcgcTGTCAGGCTTTGGAAATGGAAGAAAGACAACAGAAACGTGCAGAATATCTTCTCTCAGTGGACGAAAGGAAACGTCCGTACAACAGTATGTACGAAGTCAAGGCACCCACAGAAGATGAATTAGAGGCATACAAAATGAAGAAGAGGCGCGAGGAAGACCCTATGAGTCAATTTCTATGATCATGATtgtaaataagttaaataaaatatgaattaatataaaacttttgttttatcgCCTCCATAAATAGTTTAGAGCTCACTGACTTATGATGCCAAACATGCTTTATACAAAAACTCTTTGTTGTTTACCTTCAACGCTTGTGAATcatgcaattttatttaatgatgtCATAAATGTGGCAGAACAATAATTTCCATTGCCAATTTTAAAGTTTGCAATCAAAATGCGTTCAGTGTTACCAtctgaaaataaacatttgtacctaataatgttaaataaatggtAATGTTCGAGTATTGAAAGTAATAGcaaaaatttttcatttttatgggAACTCTGATAAGCCCACGAAAAATATTCTGTTTCATTCCTATTGTTTGTTACAAGAATCCAACAAAAATTACCATTTTTGGTAGATTTTTTAATACGCCAATGCCGCCATATTTGTTGAAATGTCAAACGATGTTTCACTCTTGTCATTTTTCATTTCCTTTTTGATTAGTGGACCGTCCTATTCATAGTTTTTGTGattgttacaataaataaagagtAATGATGGCTGAAGACACGACAGCCGATGCGACGAGGCGACTGAACGTGAAGAAGCAGACCCTGGATGATGCCTACGCGGCACCGGCTAACTTCCTAGAAATCGACGTCGTGAACCCAGTCACGACCATGGGAGTAGGGAAAAAACGTTACACGGATTACGAAGTTCGTATGAGGGTAAGCTGCCGACTCTATTATTGTCATCTAATTAGATTAACGGCCGCTATCGACGCGGCAACGAGAATTAGTGGGCGTATCTCGGTGGGTCGCGACAGTACGCCGATACGATGAGATTATTCTAGCAAACCAAGTTTTTTCCTTCCAGACGAACCTGCCAGTGTTTAAAGTAAAAGAATCCAGCGTGAGACGGCGGTACAGCGATTTTGAATGGCTTAGAAACGAATTGGAAAGAGACAGTAAGGTAAGTCCAACATAAATTTGATGATTGATAAAGAGTTCATGTTTTTTCTCTGTTATCAgtgaacaaaaatgtttattgttacgTATGAATCATTTGTGAGCTAGCTCTCTATTAATTTGATATGTtaacttattgtttttatgtagcatgtttataatttttggtatattttatttctatgctagttttgtttacaaaatatgtgTAAGAATGTGATACAATTGGCTTAttcacatttaataataaagaagGGGCACTGAACTGGTGACATTCAAATGATTGCCTTTTGCAGTTTGAAGAGAACCCAAACTTGTAACTTTCATCattgtgatttatttatgcacacatagtaacaaattaaatgtataaattgCCTTGTTGCATGTTATTATCATATCATGAATCTAAATATGGTTTATATGTGAAAACAGATTGTTTCTATAGTTGTCTAGAATTTAATAACTTGATGAATGAAATAATGTGGGATACAGATGCATCACTATAGGAAGTATGACTCACCACTGTCACATTATCAACtcaatgtaaaacattgattttaattaacgttttaCTACTTAACTTGACCTTTGTAACTTATagcaaaaaatgtataaaataaaataatgaatgagtgagtcataataatttaatatctgaatattttttgtagattGTGGTTCCGCCCCTACCCGGCAAAGCCCTCAAAAGACAGCTACCGTTCCGTGGAGATGATGGTATATTTGAAGAGGAATTTATTGAGGATCGTAGAAAaggtatgttttaatattataatcattataattataaatattcaatataatataatgtgtaGTTTATACTAGGTATtactataaatgtgaatgtttaatCATGCAatcacattaaaacatttttactgaTTCAATGAAAACTTACACAGTAGGTTAAATTCTGCAATAACATTATAGTGTATCTTATCCTATAGAATCAAACCAGATATGATATCAACTGCACCTAGCAGGAATATCACCAAAAACCAGTTACaactatattaaaaatagataagGTTGCATTAAAACCAGAATAAGGATAAAATTCAGAGGGCAAACATCAATGTTAAATAGCAACAGTATTTGGTGTAACTAACATAACCTTGACTcttgttatttaaaaacttgtaaacacaacacaaaagaAGAGTTAAAGCCTTACATGATTGTTAagacacaaatatttttgtgcTAAAAACAATATGTTATTGGAATGACCATATTTGTTATTTGATTGCTTGTTGAGACATTCCTCTTATTGGTAATAGCAAAATTCTTATACAATATTGTACATAAATGACCATTCCCTTTGGTGAATAGATGAGTGAATTCTTCCACACACTTATTTTAGTTtaactgtacggttggtgcagtgactgggcaaccggctgcctcGCAACGTATAGTGGTTTCGAATTCTGCACAGAGCAATTTTAAGGTGTCATgcgtttgtgaacttgtatgtttgtaaacacactcatGACAGAGGAGAAAAGGTtttgaaaaatagaaataaaaaagttaatagcTTTCGATGACTGGAGATGGAAATTCAACATTAACTCCTTGCTAAAGCTGAAAATCTGTGAAACCAGCTTACACAGTATCATAGGTGTAACACCAGattataatatgatttataCCAAGCATACTTTGCTCACTACTACATACTATAATACTGAGTTAGATAACATTGTAGAAACATGACTAGTTATGTTAATTTGTATGCATCATGCattatttacagtttttattAAGTTGATCTTTACTTGGTTACCATGTACAGATCTATGCTTATTCAATGACAATCATTATCTCAGATACAATCTCTTCTTTGTCTCTTTAGGTGAAATTGTCCATTTCAATTTTGATGTCACCTTGATTTATCatccaataatattataataggcaCTCAagttgtatttttcttttttactataTACATTCTGTCTTTATTCTTATAGGAAAATGCAGTTTGCATCTTAATGTTTTCTATATCTTTGAAAGATatcatattaaagaaaaattttgtaacaaatgTCTTTAGCTGACAGCATAAATACTTTGAAATAgtgccaaaataaaaatagttgtaaCAGACAAATTATCGTAACAATGTATTCCATTGTAAGGGGCAATgcataaatgtaatttattggttTATTCGCTTGTACTGAGGGGTCACCCTGTGTTAGAAAATGTGACCTTACCATTGAGTACAACTTTTTTGACACCTATTTTTCAAAAGGACATGGATTTTCCCAAAAACGCGCGCGTTAAAGCAGCAGCATCCTCTTAAACAGTGACCCTAAATCTCCCACGCGTGAGGATTATCGTAAACTCCCTCTAAAGAGGGAGCTCCTCCTATTTTTCATCAGTGATTGTATTCATTctgataataatgatatctcaAAACTATCACAAATTGTTATAAGAATTCTTATCAATGGATGCAAagcataaaatatatgtatgtataaatatatgtataaaaaaaactgcagataaataaaacgaaaggtCATTAAACTTTCAGAAGGGTCAATAACACTTAATTTGTATAGTTCTTGATGTACCTAGTTTCCTTGTTAAACGCAATATTTGAGTTGTTGTGGGCATAGTGACTGCCTCGTAGTTGGAgtggtcgggcaaagtattactaggcttatCCGGCTTATCGGTTTTCCTGTAGtaacatggagtctggaattgtgccccaGTATAtctatgacaataggctcaccccctattacatgggactttaacacaaatggtgaaaagtgggtgtaaattgtatagtgTCATTACATCCCGCAATGTGcactctgcctatcccttttgggtataaaaggtgtgacgattttcaatatatcattattatcatactGATCTTTTACCAATAACTTTCAGTTTCGCATAGATACTGATTGCGTGTGATACCCTGGTGTACTATAAACAACTAAAGcttgtataaaaaatacgtcactCACGTCTTTCTGCCTATACTGGCTATACTCCTTGCATGTTCCACTTGATTTATGTGTTGTGTGCACACAAACGATACCATAAATTGAATTGATCAAGGCAGATCGCGTGTGAACTGTGAAGATCTATCAGTATTCAAACTTAGCTGCacgaaaaatacaataatttgatAGTTAAAACGAAGATTACTTGAAATTACGTTGTTCTTATAATACCAACTACATGCATGTAACAaatgcggagctgcggactacctagcgggtttaccggggctccggctccaagggcagaagtaggaacggggtggtttttagtcagtaagacagAGTAACCCTCCCTCTCgcgctcgcccaaggcgggagaagtcattggatgattatcccccaataaaaaaaagcatGTAACAAACTTTCGTATTACCTAGTATGAAAATTCCTTTGTCCAAGCCCAGTTTCTTTTCAGTTTCCAGCGAACTTAAGTAAAACTTTGTCGCTTAAGGAAACATAATATCATGGTTAGTTAATTTAAAGAAATCGTAGAAAGCAATGAGACTGCTCAAGCCATACAACGGCGATGACAATTTGATTTGATATGAACTTTATTTTGAAAGCAATAAGGATTGTAATACTTAAAAAAGATATAGTGTACTTCATATGGTTTCAATAAATGGTGTAGTACACCGACTGCTCAAATTAACCAGTGAGTTAAGCTCGAATCAACTATTTTTAGTTCCAATattcagtaaataaatgtaaagtaggtattaatttcccgaattctcagtaataaaatatgattaatttGTTTACGTCCagtgctgaacaaaggcctctcttAAGAAGTGATTCGCCATAATTTTCACGTTTGGCAGTAGACTTTGTGACTGCAGTTACGGGACCAAACGTTTTTAAGAACGTTTCTATCTTACAGTACAGTGTTGGAGCAATGATAATTaagttctatttttttaatctattaaaaatgtataatataaattaatatgactGAAGTGGGCGGCACTTCTTcgaataatatctaattattatgCGTGAGCGTGACGTTATAgtttgtatcaatattttttatctagcGGATATTAAGCCTTTCATGTTTTGCATgcgataaaactattttatcttgcaaatatctttttttattactcattgttattaaatgtagacaattattatatttgtttaatgtcTTTTTGAATACCTGAACTCACTATTAGGTAGTAGTACTTATTGTCATACTTCTATGTATGGCCTATGGTTTTCCTGACCAGCCTAGAGATAAGAAAATGgttttaacattatattttcctTAATTTGGGTCATAAAATTATTCTACTATCGTTCGGCattcaaagaaattaatattgtgCAAATTCCTATAATGATGTGtgattgttatttataaacataaatgcattaattaattattcagtgTTATCACAGTAATTTTCCctattacttataattataattaagaaattaatacaTAGTAACTCATGTCGATTTATCCATTTCGGAAAATACTGATTGAGACAGATTTCTATATTAAGATATTTCTTTGTACCTTCTAGAAAGGTACATGGTACCAAAGCTACATGTACGAAAAGGTACAAAAGTTACACGTATAACAATCTATGCATGAACTAAATGAATGTACTAATTAACACTAACATTTACTACTACTATATAACTGCCGTAGTGCATTTTTCAAAATAGGTTTTACATGTAGGAATTATGAAATGAAACTTTGTGActttcgtgcgggaatcaaactcgcGACACGTTGCTCCGCAGCCATTTGTCCTGCCACTGGGCTAACTGTGCACGTGCAGACGAACAACTTTTTACTTACACTTACTTAGCAATTTACGGACTTAACATTTTTTACGGAAGTCCACAACTgaattagttaataataaaattcgtagcatgtatgtacttatgtagcTGAAATTCAGATAAAGCGTACAAAACGAATTTCATTACAGTTTCGTATTAACATTATCAGCGATACGTCGCTATCTCGCCatgtatttaatgtattatATTCAAATTTGTACATATTTGACGTGATCTGATATCTAGTGGTAGTCGTAACTGGGCGGACATACTTtactaataaattgtttttttttaatatgtaattatatactAAGGTTTTTGTACTTTCCAATGATTTATATCGGGATTTGAACCCGATGTTTCCTGAATGaagtattttatgataaaatatttttattgcatcaCCTGTCTAGATTACGaacctattttttatatgtgttTGTCTGAATGAAAATCCTACGATATATCGACcggaaatattttatcatttgcTTTCACAGCTAAGCTTAAGTTATGATTAGATAACTATTAACAATTTTACCAGCGCAGTGTCTCAACGATACCTTAACTATTTGATTTTGTCGCATTGTGTCTTACATTTTGATTACATGcgtatgtacatataatattataaacaccTTTATTCAACAGGAGACACATGGAAATAAGCAAAAACCCCTACCCGTTCGATCATAAGTTTTAGAATTAAGTAAAATTTCGTTTATCAAATGGTAATTAATGTAATTCCAGGTCTGGAAGTATTCATCAACAAGATCGCCGGCCACCCGTTGGCGCAGAACGAGCGGTGCCTTCACATGTT contains:
- the LOC118276254 gene encoding sorting nexin-12 gives rise to the protein MMAEDTTADATRRLNVKKQTLDDAYAAPANFLEIDVVNPVTTMGVGKKRYTDYEVRMRTNLPVFKVKESSVRRRYSDFEWLRNELERDSKIVVPPLPGKALKRQLPFRGDDGIFEEEFIEDRRKGLEVFINKIAGHPLAQNERCLHMFLQEPTIDKSYVPGKIRNT